The Zestosphaera sp. genome includes a window with the following:
- a CDS encoding 4-phosphopantoate--beta-alanine ligase: protein MNIPRTHPRYESLIIREKLIKGFEEGYVARAGLIAHGRGECFDYIIGERTIEPALKAIEAAAAALLLAENPVISVNGNVAVLVPEGVVRLAEVVNAKLEVNLFYRSEERVRKIAEILKAYGAREVLGVDDAVAEIPELLSERRKVSPRGILTSDVVLVPLEDGDRTEALRRLGKTVIAIDLNPLSRTSRAATITIVDNVVRAVPKMIEYAEKLSTAPKEVLTNILSNYDNNEVLSQTLRHIIDRLGNLSQTSLGLSLR, encoded by the coding sequence ATCAACATACCGCGTACCCACCCTAGATACGAGTCCTTGATCATTAGGGAGAAGTTAATTAAAGGGTTTGAGGAGGGCTACGTCGCTAGGGCGGGCTTGATAGCTCACGGCAGGGGGGAATGCTTTGACTACATCATAGGTGAGAGAACAATAGAGCCGGCTCTGAAGGCCATTGAAGCCGCTGCGGCCGCGTTGCTATTGGCTGAGAATCCGGTAATATCGGTGAACGGAAACGTGGCTGTCCTAGTTCCTGAAGGTGTGGTGAGGTTGGCGGAGGTTGTTAACGCTAAGTTGGAGGTGAATCTATTCTACAGGAGTGAGGAACGTGTGAGGAAGATAGCCGAGATCCTTAAGGCTTACGGGGCTCGAGAGGTGTTGGGAGTCGATGATGCAGTGGCGGAGATCCCCGAATTGCTGAGTGAGAGGAGGAAGGTCAGCCCCAGGGGGATACTAACCTCCGATGTTGTTCTAGTACCTCTTGAGGATGGAGACAGAACTGAAGCCCTGAGGAGGCTGGGTAAAACAGTAATAGCCATTGATTTGAACCCACTTTCAAGAACCTCTAGAGCAGCTACGATAACAATAGTTGATAACGTCGTGAGGGCGGTGCCTAAGATGATAGAATATGCAGAGAAACTGAGCACGGCACCGAAGGAGGTGTTAACCAACATATTGAGTAACTACGATAACAACGAGGTCCTCTCCCAAACGTTAAGACACATTATTGATAGACTAGGGAATCTATCACAAACGAGCCTCGGACTATCTCTAAGGTAG
- a CDS encoding 2-dehydropantoate 2-reductase, with protein sequence MGLEEVLIVGGGAVGTLIAHALIESGVRPYVLFKDRQQLLLVEKSGLKLHLTDGSVAVVNDAHFITYEELKRLRAFELIVIATKAYDFSEALKSVSTHLSPEGVLLTCQNGLRSYEEALETLGPSKAAALVLNHGVYRVRSHEFEWIGGSTSYLGSRGVSAELLKRISSLLKILSVNAVNDIEPYRWIKLSVNAAVNPLTALHGVKNKYIVMDENLFKAAVKVVEEVRDVAEKFNVRFYEDPLEEMVRVVKATGENYSSMCQDLMNGRRTEVDYINGEVVVRGKRVGVETPFNELLWLMIKFKESRGMKSGGVN encoded by the coding sequence GTGGGCCTTGAGGAAGTTCTCATCGTTGGCGGCGGGGCCGTAGGGACGTTAATAGCTCATGCATTGATTGAGTCCGGCGTGCGTCCCTACGTACTGTTTAAAGACCGTCAACAACTCCTCTTAGTTGAGAAGAGCGGTTTGAAACTCCACTTAACCGACGGCTCTGTAGCAGTGGTTAACGATGCCCACTTCATAACGTATGAGGAATTGAAAAGGCTTAGAGCTTTCGAGCTAATTGTGATAGCCACCAAGGCCTACGATTTTTCAGAGGCGCTGAAGTCCGTGAGCACACATTTAAGCCCGGAGGGCGTCCTGCTGACATGTCAGAATGGGTTGAGATCGTATGAGGAGGCGCTTGAAACTCTAGGTCCCAGCAAGGCCGCAGCGCTAGTGCTGAACCACGGCGTGTATAGAGTCCGCTCTCATGAATTTGAATGGATTGGCGGATCCACCAGTTATTTGGGATCGAGAGGGGTTTCTGCGGAGTTACTTAAGCGGATTTCATCGCTTCTGAAAATCCTCTCGGTTAACGCGGTCAACGACATAGAACCCTATAGATGGATTAAGCTCTCCGTCAATGCGGCCGTAAACCCCCTGACAGCACTACATGGCGTTAAGAACAAGTATATAGTGATGGATGAGAACCTCTTCAAAGCGGCGGTTAAGGTTGTTGAGGAAGTGCGTGACGTCGCAGAGAAGTTTAACGTGAGATTCTATGAAGACCCCCTAGAGGAGATGGTGAGGGTCGTTAAAGCCACGGGAGAGAACTACTCCTCTATGTGTCAGGACTTGATGAACGGGAGAAGAACCGAAGTCGATTACATAAACGGTGAGGTGGTAGTCAGGGGTAAGAGAGTTGGTGTGGAGACCCCCTTCAACGAGCTGCTGTGGTTAATGATTAAGTTCAAGGAGTCTCGCGGAATGAAATCTGGTGGTGTAAATTAA
- a CDS encoding ABC transporter ATP-binding protein, with translation MRGVNGVAISINGVVKSFGKVRALDNVSLDVKEGSVFGLIGPNGAGKTTLLRILATLLKPDEGSVEILGYNLPQHKTLVRKYISYLPEDAGLYSRLTGWENLYYFAMLYHGRTSKALEVAELGARISGLSERDLHRKTSEYSKGMSRRIAIARTLMIGSKVVILDEPTSGLDVFSAYAIRKMLKNYVKDYAVTVVISSHNMIEVEEVCDDVALINRGRIIAKGPPGDLIRTHGGRNLEEVFISLAGESA, from the coding sequence ATGAGAGGCGTCAATGGAGTGGCCATATCTATTAACGGGGTAGTGAAGAGCTTTGGTAAGGTCAGAGCCCTCGATAACGTTAGTCTTGACGTGAAGGAGGGATCGGTTTTCGGCCTGATAGGTCCCAACGGCGCTGGAAAGACCACCCTCCTGAGGATCTTAGCGACTTTACTCAAGCCGGACGAAGGCTCGGTTGAAATTCTTGGTTACAACCTGCCTCAGCACAAGACACTTGTTAGGAAGTACATATCGTACTTGCCCGAGGATGCTGGGTTATACTCGCGGCTGACGGGTTGGGAGAATCTATATTACTTCGCGATGCTTTATCATGGTAGGACTTCCAAAGCGTTAGAGGTGGCTGAACTCGGCGCTAGAATCTCGGGCCTGAGTGAACGTGATCTTCACCGGAAGACCTCAGAATACAGTAAGGGAATGAGCAGAAGGATAGCTATAGCAAGGACGCTCATGATAGGCTCTAAGGTAGTGATCCTTGACGAGCCAACTTCAGGCCTGGACGTATTCTCGGCCTACGCAATACGTAAAATGCTCAAGAACTACGTTAAGGACTACGCCGTCACCGTAGTTATCTCGTCCCACAACATGATCGAGGTTGAGGAGGTATGCGATGATGTAGCTCTTATAAATAGGGGGCGCATCATAGCCAAAGGACCGCCCGGTGATCTAATACGTACCCACGGAGGGAGGAACCTGGAGGAAGTCTTCATAAGTCTTGCGGGGGAGAGTGCATGA
- the panB gene encoding 3-methyl-2-oxobutanoate hydroxymethyltransferase: protein MNDKVYPHDFIKKKKSGEKIVMTTAYSYYDAALADKAGVDGLLVGDSLGMVIMGYASTLPVTLEEVKHHLRAVVNARPKALVVADMPFLSYEVSIPEAIRNAGELIKLGADAIKIEGGLEVCDTVKALTRAGIPVMGHIGLNPQRYLMIGGYKLRGKNVEDALEIVEAAKALQEAGAFSIVIEFTTWQVAAEVTNRLRVPTICIGAGGQCDGQILVIHDLLGINPAPPPFVRKYANLYEQAIEALIKYAEDVRKGTFPGSGEFWSMSEEEFRKFRERLGGTTF, encoded by the coding sequence ATGAATGACAAGGTATATCCACACGACTTTATAAAGAAGAAGAAGTCAGGCGAGAAGATAGTCATGACCACTGCATACTCCTACTACGACGCCGCTTTAGCCGATAAAGCGGGTGTTGATGGGTTACTCGTAGGCGATTCCTTAGGCATGGTCATAATGGGTTATGCGTCAACGCTTCCGGTCACACTCGAGGAGGTGAAACATCACCTCAGAGCAGTAGTTAACGCGAGGCCTAAGGCTCTAGTAGTAGCTGACATGCCCTTCCTTAGCTATGAGGTAAGCATACCTGAAGCTATCAGGAATGCCGGTGAGCTGATCAAGTTGGGGGCTGACGCCATCAAGATTGAGGGGGGTCTCGAGGTATGCGACACCGTTAAAGCCTTAACTAGAGCGGGGATACCCGTAATGGGACATATAGGGCTTAACCCTCAAAGGTACCTGATGATCGGTGGATACAAACTCAGAGGTAAGAACGTTGAGGACGCGCTCGAGATAGTTGAGGCCGCGAAGGCTCTTCAGGAAGCTGGGGCATTCTCAATAGTTATAGAGTTCACGACATGGCAGGTAGCGGCTGAGGTAACTAATAGGTTACGCGTACCGACCATCTGCATTGGGGCAGGTGGTCAGTGCGACGGTCAAATACTGGTTATACATGATCTACTAGGCATAAACCCCGCACCACCCCCGTTCGTCAGAAAATACGCTAACCTATACGAACAAGCGATAGAGGCGCTAATTAAGTATGCCGAAGACGTTAGAAAGGGCACTTTTCCGGGTTCCGGCGAGTTCTGGAGCATGAGCGAAGAGGAATTCAGGAAATTTAGGGAGAGGCTTGGTGGAACGACTTTTTAA
- the coaBC gene encoding bifunctional phosphopantothenoylcysteine decarboxylase/phosphopantothenate--cysteine ligase CoaBC, whose amino-acid sequence MLDERIMLRELEFHPVDEIRGSRSRHLEGIKIGFGLTGSVAIYKVIDIMRELIRRGAEIHVVMSQAATELLNPTLVEWAVGSKVLTKFEGEVGHVSLGREASSFVLAPATADIISKVAHGVCDNPVSLVAVNMMGLRKSLIIVPAMHSGLWHSPPVTASLNRLEELGATVVHPEVSEGKAKFPEDEDILAAVEASTLRGRDLHGLRLLVTAGPTRERLDDVRFLTNLSSGKMGVAIAREAYFRGAEVTLVHGPLSTSRPHYIKSVEVETTEEMLNAVTAEVRSRKYDAVILAAAPVDFRFKVTSEGKIKSDVGGLSVELEATPKISLSLRREYSGLVVGFAAEVARGDLDKLVKYAEDKMESRGFDMIVANDVGRTDTGFAVDYNEVIIVTRKGRREVVKKSLKEVVARRIVDMVREELGSAH is encoded by the coding sequence TTGTTGGATGAACGTATAATGCTGAGGGAGCTGGAGTTCCACCCAGTTGATGAGATAAGGGGTTCTCGCTCTAGGCACTTAGAAGGCATTAAGATAGGCTTTGGACTCACGGGATCCGTCGCCATCTATAAAGTTATCGATATTATGCGTGAGCTAATCAGGAGGGGGGCAGAGATCCACGTGGTCATGAGTCAGGCGGCAACCGAGTTGCTGAATCCCACACTGGTCGAGTGGGCCGTCGGGAGTAAGGTGCTCACGAAGTTCGAGGGTGAGGTTGGTCACGTCTCTCTAGGGAGGGAGGCTAGCTCCTTCGTCTTAGCGCCGGCCACCGCAGATATAATAAGTAAGGTCGCTCATGGCGTGTGTGATAACCCTGTCTCGCTCGTCGCTGTCAACATGATGGGGCTCAGGAAGTCTTTGATAATAGTTCCAGCCATGCATTCAGGCTTGTGGCATTCACCCCCGGTAACGGCTTCATTGAACCGTCTTGAGGAGCTAGGTGCAACCGTAGTTCACCCGGAAGTCTCCGAGGGCAAGGCTAAGTTCCCAGAGGACGAAGATATTCTAGCGGCTGTGGAGGCCTCCACACTACGAGGGAGGGATTTACACGGGTTAAGACTGCTGGTTACGGCCGGCCCTACTAGGGAACGCCTGGACGACGTGAGATTTCTGACCAACTTGAGCTCCGGTAAGATGGGTGTGGCAATAGCTAGGGAGGCGTACTTCAGGGGGGCGGAGGTCACGCTGGTTCACGGGCCTCTGTCAACGAGCAGGCCGCATTACATTAAGAGCGTTGAAGTGGAGACCACGGAAGAGATGCTTAATGCTGTGACAGCGGAGGTCAGGAGTAGGAAATACGACGCAGTCATCCTAGCTGCGGCGCCTGTGGACTTCAGGTTTAAGGTGACCAGTGAAGGGAAGATCAAGTCGGATGTGGGCGGGCTAAGCGTGGAGTTGGAAGCCACGCCTAAGATATCGCTTAGCTTAAGGAGGGAGTACTCAGGCCTTGTAGTAGGCTTCGCCGCCGAAGTCGCCAGAGGGGATCTCGACAAGCTGGTTAAGTATGCGGAGGATAAGATGGAGAGTAGGGGTTTCGACATGATTGTAGCTAACGACGTGGGCCGGACTGACACCGGGTTCGCAGTCGACTATAACGAGGTAATCATAGTGACTAGAAAGGGTCGTAGAGAGGTAGTTAAGAAGTCTCTAAAGGAAGTGGTGGCAAGAAGAATAGTAGATATGGTTAGAGAGGAGTTAGGTAGTGCTCATTAG